DNA from Prunus dulcis unplaced genomic scaffold, ALMONDv2, whole genome shotgun sequence:
ACTTTATGGGGTAAAATGATATTAGTCCAAAAAAGATATATCAAAACTTTGCATTTCAAGTGAACGCTCCCTCAGATgctatttgatttttattttaccatGCAAtaatgatgatttttttttgtttaaaaaaaaagaaaaaagaagagacaTCTTGCAGTATGCTTGTGTGGCTGGTTTTTGTGGCTCTTACTTAGCTTTGTCCAATTATTAGCTCTGTCCACCAAAAAAGCAAATAGTAATCcctttctttcaaaaaaataaaaagacaaaaacttCGTTACAATAATAATTTCTACATTCAAAATTATATGGTCACGAAGAGAAAGACAGAGGAAAAAGGATGTCATCATCGTTGGAATATATATGGGTTCCTGAGCTCTCGGTCATAATAATCAACTCTTTTACAACAAGATCAGTGCCAACAAGGTGGTTTAGACATTCAACTATGTCGGCAAACTGTACCTCTAGCTTTGTACTATATCCCTCCCCTTGTCCTAGCTTACCTCTACCACCCAACCTTCAATGTTTCtataaaccaaaaagaaaacaatccGTATCGCCTATCCAAGCTGGTCCAGCAGTAGTTCAATCACAAAATGCCAAGCCTGAAATTGATCGGCGGCGAACGGCAAATTTTCACCCAAGCATTTGGGGAGATCGGTTCATCAACTACGATTATTCTGAACACAAGGTAGTGTCAAGCAAACTATGATTTCTATTCTATGACATTTCGAAGCATTTTTCTTCCCTAAAATGTTCAAATGGTTTTGCTGATGATGATATAATTTAAGTACTTGTTGATGATGGCAGATAACTCATGCCCATTACCAGAAGCAGGTTGACGAACTGAAAGAAATAGTGAGGAGGGATGTGTTTACAAATCTTAAAGCTGGAGGTGATGATTTTGCACATAAGCTCGAGTTAATTGATGCAATCCAGCGTCTTGGCGTGGCATACCATTTTGAAAGAGAGATCGAAGAAGCACTGGAACGCATACATGGTACAACCTGTCATGACCATTATGATGGTGATCTGCACAGTGTTGCTCTTGGCTTTCGGCTACTAAGGCAGCATGGATATAATGTTTCATGTGGTAGGTATATCCCAAGATCTCAATAGTGGAAAGAGTGATGGAGTGACTGGCTACTATCACTCAAATGGGataaaagttgaagaaaattgaGTGAAAGTGAGGTTTTTTTTCAATGCATCATGCCTTTAATAGGTGTAGTGAAAGAGGCAGtcattgtaataacccaaaacaaaatatcctaaaattaatattaatttattctagaagAAGATGATTTTGCCATCACAttatttaattgggaaaaagttgactttttgagcgagaaggaatttgacaattccaccaacgccgttgcgtagagcaggatgaaacgagtccgtagacacggagtggacccgaatcggagttgtaacgaagaaaatacggtcaatataccgtgaagggcaaaatggtaatttggacaaaaagtcagattttatctcttctctctctctctctctctctcttcccctcagctttctctctcttctctctctctctctctcctcctgtCGCTCGACACCCGCGCCTTCCCCTTCCCTTCTCGTCGCCACAGCCACCGCCACAGGTCGTCCCAATCGACGGCACTAGTACTGACGGCACCGCCTCGACCTCGCCGTCACACCACAACCAGTCCCCACCCGTGTGCCGCCCGGAACTGGCCGGAAAATCAAGGTTTCCGACCGGTTTTCACCCCATTTTCAGAACcctcgttctccttcaattctcaaccaaatcgatcgagtaatgtatggattctcacctatttttcatgctctagctgatggttggataggttttCATCGATTTTAGCcgtagatcactcgattttcgaattgaaaatagACCGAACttcggcctccgtgatcggccttttccggccactttttggggtttgtccaagaacaaaagtggctccaaacggggtgttttacctaggatagaagtttggagccttggttttgagtttttccggcgagccgttatcgctttggacacccaagctgccggcgcgtgtggcggcgcgtgggtgagggtagtatTGTGACTCGGTGTAGTTTTacgatcctcgtgttgtcacgagcgcgtaggatttcgcggatctcgatttggagtccgtttgagccccgaacggattttccatattgtgcgatacCCGAGTGCAGTACCGTCGAGcagttggatcgcactcaatttcagatatgtcgttctacatgatttcaggatcgtgtaggattcaacggatcgcgaatcggagtcccggatactccgaaatcgcgaaccctggggctagggtttggaatttaagCGATAACGTGATTGTGGCCCATCTGACTGTCCAATTCGGGCCAAACTCGCAGgatatgggtctttctctatgaggaaccactagagaatcccagatcggccatcggagatcgtggaccccacggggttccggatTGACCGGTCTGGcggtttatcgcttagtaaagcttCAGGTCTTTTAAGACCGTTTTAAATGTCTGAAATactaaagtgggcatagggttgacttgaaaatgagtgcacgcatttctaggagccggggtcagggtttttaatttaaatcttttatcaagcaattttattaatttaatattcatggttaatcaggcaccaggggCCAGACTGAACCACAGGaaggaccttcaagaggtccagctagctcggaccagaagtgagtggacttttctttccaaatgattttttttaaataaattgctttatttgatcttgaataagtgttattcATTGTGATTTTCTAACATGTCTGTGAAACTAAATATCGTATTTATACATTGCTTAGCTGAGTTTGCCAAAGTGATATAAAAACCAGAGTTTAAGTATGTTACTAGAAGATAGAGCAGTTAAATTTCAGATTTACTGAAAGGCAGTTATT
Protein-coding regions in this window:
- the LOC117613520 gene encoding (-)-germacrene D synthase-like — encoded protein: MSANCTSSFVLYPSPCPSLPLPPNLQCFYKPKRKQSVSPIQAGPAVVQSQNAKPEIDRRRTANFHPSIWGDRFINYDYSEHKITHAHYQKQVDELKEIVRRDVFTNLKAGGDDFAHKLELIDAIQRLGVAYHFEREIEEALERIHGTTCHDHYDGDLHSVALGFRLLRQHGYNVSCVNHNSIETLIGSNYTKWREDVEISLGLLDYEMAIEVDAPAVPDADASGGAKAKYAKWVKANKMAILIMRMSISPSVKGSITSCDNAKKFIDSIGEKFQESEKAEIGTLMGQLTDTKYNGERCYFQAS